Proteins from one Prevotella sp. E2-28 genomic window:
- the pgeF gene encoding peptidoglycan editing factor PgeF: protein MQSKQNTKKMEQPTLLYYNLHEDVVAFSTTRQGGVSTGNYAAFNINRYCGDTDEAINGNRKLLCQLLKLENERLIMPHQVHLTKTAVIDDAFFNSSEEERKERLEGVDAVITNLPDVCIGVSTADCIPILIYDSRRKVAAAIHAGWRGTVKRIVEQTIADMKAVYGSEPKDMKAQIGPGISLDSFEVGNEVYDAFVAAGFDMSQISKQYSKWHIDLPECNRLQLIEAGIPEENISTANICTMKQSDKFFSARRLGIQSGRIYTGINILSKIIILLIMMLTAACNKSRISIHEPETTPEELRVQASQYIDSTFILKSDSLAEQALHDNLSAEAWILVEDSSGLLISEKNSRQRMNPASLTKMMTCMLALEHGNMNDTIVITPDVFIQKDSRVRLGDSFLLGHLIQEMMLQSDNDAANAIAKHIGGDIPVFCQMMNEKAAYLGMDSTHFANPNGLTNDSTYSTARDLLILARYCLRDTTFTEIVSTSLIDIPLLDGRHLPCDNTNILLRDYKGCIGIKTGFTRRAGGCLASAANRKGKTLILILLNSNTKATRFKESVELLDYGFQVLPSE, encoded by the coding sequence TTGCAGTCAAAACAGAACACAAAGAAGATGGAGCAGCCCACATTATTATATTATAATTTACACGAAGATGTTGTAGCCTTTAGTACAACACGTCAAGGAGGAGTCAGCACCGGCAACTATGCAGCGTTCAACATCAACCGATATTGCGGTGATACGGATGAAGCTATCAACGGGAACCGCAAGTTACTGTGTCAACTGCTGAAGCTTGAGAACGAGCGGCTCATTATGCCGCATCAAGTACATCTCACCAAGACAGCCGTCATTGACGATGCGTTCTTCAACTCGTCTGAAGAAGAGCGTAAAGAAAGGTTAGAGGGCGTTGATGCTGTCATTACAAACCTTCCAGATGTCTGCATAGGTGTCAGCACAGCCGACTGTATCCCCATTCTCATCTACGATAGTCGCCGGAAGGTTGCAGCTGCAATACATGCCGGATGGCGAGGCACGGTGAAACGTATCGTAGAACAAACTATTGCCGACATGAAGGCCGTCTATGGTTCAGAGCCAAAAGACATGAAAGCTCAGATAGGCCCAGGCATTAGTCTCGACAGTTTTGAAGTGGGCAATGAGGTGTACGATGCATTCGTTGCTGCCGGCTTCGACATGTCACAGATAAGTAAACAGTATTCCAAGTGGCATATAGACCTACCAGAATGTAATCGACTACAACTTATCGAGGCTGGAATACCAGAAGAAAACATCTCCACAGCTAACATCTGTACCATGAAGCAATCAGACAAGTTTTTCTCTGCTCGCCGCCTCGGCATCCAGTCTGGCAGGATCTACACAGGTATTAACATCCTATCTAAGATTATCATCTTGCTCATCATGATGTTAACTGCCGCCTGCAATAAATCTAGAATTTCAATCCATGAACCAGAGACAACACCTGAAGAGTTAAGGGTACAAGCCAGCCAATACATAGACAGTACATTTATCCTTAAAAGCGATTCTCTGGCAGAGCAAGCACTCCATGACAACCTTTCAGCAGAGGCATGGATCCTCGTTGAAGACTCCAGCGGACTGCTCATCAGCGAGAAAAATTCCCGTCAACGCATGAACCCCGCCAGTCTGACAAAAATGATGACCTGTATGCTAGCTTTAGAACATGGAAACATGAACGATACCATTGTCATCACGCCAGACGTGTTTATACAAAAAGACTCCCGCGTACGACTCGGTGATAGTTTCCTGCTGGGGCATCTCATCCAAGAGATGATGTTGCAAAGTGACAATGATGCCGCAAATGCTATTGCCAAACATATTGGTGGCGATATTCCAGTTTTCTGCCAAATGATGAACGAAAAAGCCGCTTATCTCGGCATGGACAGCACACATTTTGCAAATCCCAACGGGTTAACCAATGACAGCACCTACAGCACCGCCCGTGATTTACTCATCCTAGCTCGATATTGCTTACGCGACACCACGTTTACAGAAATCGTATCCACCTCACTCATTGACATTCCCCTACTCGACGGTCGCCATCTACCATGCGATAATACGAACATTCTTTTACGAGATTACAAAGGTTGTATAGGTATCAAAACCGGATTCACCCGCCGAGCCGGTGGCTGTCTAGCGTCTGCAGCCAATCGCAAGGGAAAGACCCTTATCCTCATCCTGCTCAACAGCAATACCAAAGCCACTCGCTTTAAAGAATCCGTCGAATTACTTGACTACGGATTTCAAGTATTACCCTCCGAATAA
- a CDS encoding Omp28-related outer membrane protein gives MNIRHILIMTLAACALHVQAQQKVAVKAPRQAVTQSRVSSARAQGLSDNQRLLGYIITDSITVSGGAFGAEGTYSIGAVLTSKILSGYEGCRVVGVRLASAVNMGRTRAFVCSVTANSVSPILEQKQRIYEGWNNVFFNGDGYEIKGDEDLFFGFDYVETDEMVKAEQGGICGFGEDSDDGFYAYGDFGQGTGLYSLSNVGRLCVQLIVDVSALPLYDVDFTWFDTGFKYKVPGEQIDGLANFSNVGRANIHKVELGYQLDNEAPVYSVITDSIRSGEIKDWKFLPTLPSDIAIGMHTLKIFASKVEGEPLPEKSKNDTLMASFAVYRDYTSRNKVFMEIYTDQSSVYSAFLDDVVKIVTDATDDVAVVNVHKKGTTLAVNDALYLHNLYAYTLPSFTVNRSYFPGENYIAYDMNDYLPVMSAQFNAGILEPLLMQDFTSPTFATLQLEPTYDAATRKLTIKATGDVLPEAKAIYQNLALTLMVTENQVKARQTVYNSLTGRTTNNSNYLHDHVLRAYITSPIGDAVDCPADRFEANYEYTLDSNWNADNIKVIGLLTKKVDAVTDANLLDMDIINANSISLSVLNGIEEIEAAKCKKANTLFNLNGQKVNKAKKGLYIINGKKVVIK, from the coding sequence ATGAACATTCGACATATTCTCATCATGACCCTCGCAGCCTGTGCCCTCCATGTGCAGGCTCAGCAGAAAGTAGCCGTTAAGGCTCCCCGTCAGGCTGTTACTCAGAGCCGCGTTTCATCTGCTCGTGCTCAGGGTCTGTCAGACAACCAGCGCTTACTCGGTTATATCATCACCGATAGTATCACCGTGAGCGGTGGTGCATTCGGTGCAGAAGGCACCTATAGTATCGGTGCTGTGCTTACCTCTAAGATTCTCTCTGGTTATGAGGGCTGCCGTGTAGTAGGTGTCCGTTTAGCCTCAGCCGTTAACATGGGACGTACCCGTGCTTTCGTTTGTAGCGTCACAGCCAATAGCGTGTCCCCCATTCTTGAGCAGAAGCAACGTATCTATGAAGGTTGGAACAACGTGTTCTTCAACGGCGACGGTTATGAAATCAAGGGCGACGAAGACCTTTTCTTCGGTTTCGACTATGTTGAAACAGACGAGATGGTAAAAGCCGAGCAAGGCGGTATCTGCGGTTTCGGCGAAGACTCTGACGACGGTTTCTACGCCTATGGCGATTTCGGTCAGGGCACAGGTCTTTACTCCCTGAGCAATGTCGGTCGTCTGTGCGTTCAGCTCATCGTTGATGTCAGCGCACTGCCCCTTTACGACGTTGATTTCACCTGGTTCGACACCGGTTTCAAGTACAAAGTTCCTGGCGAGCAGATTGACGGCTTGGCCAACTTTTCTAACGTAGGTCGTGCCAATATCCACAAAGTCGAGTTGGGTTATCAGTTGGACAACGAGGCGCCAGTATATTCAGTCATCACCGATTCCATCAGGTCTGGCGAGATAAAAGACTGGAAGTTCCTCCCCACCCTTCCGTCTGACATTGCCATTGGCATGCACACCCTGAAAATCTTCGCATCAAAGGTGGAAGGCGAGCCCCTTCCTGAGAAGTCTAAGAACGACACGCTTATGGCATCATTTGCCGTTTATCGCGACTACACCAGCCGCAACAAAGTCTTCATGGAAATCTATACCGACCAGAGTTCTGTTTACTCAGCATTCCTGGATGACGTAGTAAAGATTGTGACCGATGCTACTGATGATGTTGCCGTAGTCAACGTACATAAGAAGGGTACGACACTGGCCGTGAACGACGCCCTTTATCTGCACAACCTCTATGCCTATACCCTGCCCTCGTTCACTGTTAATCGCTCATATTTCCCTGGCGAGAATTATATAGCTTACGATATGAATGATTACCTGCCCGTTATGTCGGCACAGTTTAATGCCGGCATTCTGGAGCCATTGCTCATGCAAGACTTCACATCACCAACCTTTGCCACACTCCAGCTGGAGCCCACCTACGATGCAGCTACTCGCAAGCTCACCATCAAGGCTACAGGCGATGTGTTACCCGAGGCAAAGGCTATCTATCAGAATCTGGCATTGACACTGATGGTTACTGAAAATCAGGTGAAAGCCCGTCAGACCGTTTACAACTCGCTGACAGGACGCACAACCAATAATTCCAACTATCTGCACGACCATGTGCTGCGTGCTTATATCACATCACCCATCGGTGATGCCGTTGACTGCCCAGCAGACCGCTTCGAAGCCAACTATGAGTACACACTCGACAGTAATTGGAATGCTGACAACATCAAGGTTATCGGCCTGTTGACAAAGAAGGTTGATGCCGTTACCGATGCCAACTTGCTCGATATGGACATCATCAATGCCAACAGCATATCGCTGAGTGTTCTCAATGGCATCGAGGAGATTGAAGCTGCAAAATGCAAGAAAGCAAATACCCTCTTCAACCTGAATGGTCAGAAGGTGAACAAGGCAAAGAAGGGCCTTTATATTATCAATGGCAAGAAGGTCGTGATTAAGTGA
- the rplC gene encoding 50S ribosomal protein L3, giving the protein MPGLLGRKIGMTSVFSADGKNVPCTVIEVGPCVVTQVKTVEKDGYKAVQLGFGEAKEKNTSKPMMGVFKKAGTTPKAHLAEFKFEEDYNLGDVITVELFANAEFVDVVGTSKGKGFQGVVKRHGFGGVGQSTHGQDDRLRKPGSIGACSYPAKVFKGMRMGGHMGGDRVTTQNLKVLKVIPEHNLLLVKGSCAGCNGSTVLIEK; this is encoded by the coding sequence ATGCCAGGATTATTAGGAAGAAAAATCGGAATGACATCCGTTTTCAGTGCCGACGGTAAGAATGTACCGTGCACTGTTATCGAAGTTGGTCCTTGCGTTGTGACCCAGGTCAAAACAGTTGAGAAGGATGGCTATAAGGCTGTTCAGCTCGGTTTTGGCGAGGCAAAGGAGAAGAACACTTCAAAACCCATGATGGGCGTGTTCAAGAAGGCCGGCACAACACCGAAGGCCCACTTGGCCGAGTTCAAGTTTGAAGAGGACTACAACCTTGGTGATGTTATCACCGTAGAGCTTTTCGCAAATGCAGAGTTCGTAGACGTTGTAGGTACTTCAAAAGGTAAAGGTTTTCAGGGTGTAGTTAAGCGTCACGGTTTCGGTGGTGTAGGCCAGAGCACTCACGGTCAGGATGACCGTCTGCGTAAGCCAGGTTCTATCGGTGCCTGTTCTTACCCCGCAAAGGTGTTCAAGGGAATGCGCATGGGTGGTCACATGGGTGGTGACCGCGTGACCACACAGAACCTGAAAGTGTTAAAGGTGATTCCCGAGCACAACCTTCTTCTTGTGAAGGGTAGCTGCGCTGGATGCAATGGTTCAACTGTTTTAATCGAGAAGTAA
- the rplW gene encoding 50S ribosomal protein L23 has protein sequence MAFIVKPLVTEKMTKITEKQPNRYGFIVRPEANKIEIKKEVEALYNVTVEDVNTVRYAGKRSQRYTKAGLVKGQKNAFKKAIVTLKEGEEIDFYSNID, from the coding sequence ATGGCATTTATTGTAAAACCCCTGGTCACTGAGAAGATGACCAAGATTACGGAGAAGCAGCCTAACCGCTATGGCTTCATCGTACGTCCTGAGGCCAATAAGATCGAGATTAAGAAGGAAGTCGAGGCTCTCTATAACGTAACCGTTGAGGATGTTAACACGGTTCGCTACGCAGGCAAGCGCAGTCAGCGTTATACAAAGGCTGGTCTCGTGAAGGGACAGAAAAACGCCTTCAAGAAGGCTATTGTCACTCTGAAAGAGGGTGAAGAAATTGATTTTTACAGCAATATTGATTAA
- a CDS encoding choice-of-anchor J domain-containing protein, with the protein MKKQHLFYSLALLLTSAMTAQAQTILEEDFETGATASAKTPLTRGEGWTTVDTYKGSEMKYNWFNYYSDPTKDGGATISGAGCAACDGPISTGSGDGVGPREEILLSPELNLNDTYQLQFSWKVSPMNNQDNSRYDLQVRVVTGDNLKNAETVFSIQSEQMLRESGVTEFPINQWNLHISKIDLSDWKGEKVKIAFVYKMQTEIANIAWIDDITVKKFTPAKGPVASINMDRYNFGNVYIGEKMYSEVFTLTNVGKDGLTITGMDLPSGISCTLDPDKVNLRAYDNVNFQLAYSASMTTPASGDAVIHTTGGDVKIAYTANKQLLPDGCEFEGFNKYFPPAGWKAKGWGASAAAIEGDQSAYCGGDFSISTLRSPRLDLSEGGQVTFTYYNQYDGEAVPEYDIELQVSYDGGETWTKKWASDYQNGLNQLLTETVDLGTGTDDSYIRWYYPAIDSDDEGAFDHSSFTLDRVLLPKVWGADGVPGVCTYLTPANNAQEVYPKDIVLSWGPAQFAKGYKVYVGSNTEMNNLVDGADVMSNLSLTIPQADYATTYKWKVVAYNEQGDATGVSTWKFTTQPDATVLEFPYIESFDECTNDVPTGWLATTDNEYENRKWGPNSLFAFEGTCLYTGWMNSGKIATLLSPEYALPADGKGMSISFVWGDEHPRSLKKDETGLLKKQNVNGGNGKSEVIFEIGCDGEWKQASYLSENYNSDNETKYWREERIDLMEYAGKRVQFRWINRALSSGHNGASLDNIRIDGNVDDNAVFNLAGWDAGKVNYNKAANSGDQFTMLNKGKNNLKIKSVTFATENFQSSLAAGTEIAVNEGTTFNLQFNAGESTKVVKDTMTIEFESGTKVTFPVQGEGLAYDVLYYGFEKNPLDFEWKTDFTTIDVDKQVTYMSHYYLTEIEDDGGRHAFTQAYHSNPNLLAHSGVGTLAAVAPDNNSAANDWLISKQIRPLDGATLDFYARNLATTGSVFNGDNDLHTVQVLVSTTSNDNTNDFATVMFPKEMSYLGENQWHHFTVDLSAYAGQNIYVAVRHTTESANWIAFFDDMTFTHVGDPDLTGIECVKANIDEDTQVTVFTLNGVQVASGRSASVLQNLKKGMYVVKANGKTVKAIRK; encoded by the coding sequence ATGAAAAAACAACACTTATTTTATTCTTTGGCTCTGCTGCTGACATCAGCGATGACAGCACAGGCACAGACTATTCTGGAAGAAGATTTTGAGACTGGTGCTACTGCATCAGCAAAGACACCGCTGACACGCGGTGAAGGTTGGACAACCGTTGATACCTACAAAGGTAGTGAAATGAAGTATAACTGGTTCAACTATTACAGCGACCCCACAAAAGATGGTGGTGCTACCATCAGCGGTGCTGGTTGTGCTGCTTGTGACGGTCCTATCAGTACTGGTTCTGGCGACGGCGTTGGCCCTCGTGAAGAAATCCTGCTGTCACCTGAACTGAATCTGAATGACACATACCAGTTGCAGTTCTCTTGGAAGGTTAGTCCTATGAACAATCAAGACAACTCACGCTACGACCTGCAGGTACGCGTTGTTACAGGTGATAACCTCAAGAATGCCGAGACCGTATTCTCTATCCAAAGCGAGCAAATGCTTCGTGAGAGCGGTGTCACAGAGTTCCCTATTAACCAATGGAACCTCCATATATCAAAAATCGACCTGAGCGATTGGAAAGGCGAGAAAGTAAAGATTGCATTTGTCTATAAGATGCAAACCGAGATCGCCAACATTGCTTGGATTGACGATATCACAGTAAAGAAATTCACTCCCGCCAAGGGTCCTGTAGCCTCTATCAATATGGATCGTTACAATTTCGGTAATGTATATATTGGTGAGAAGATGTACAGTGAAGTATTCACTCTGACCAATGTCGGCAAGGACGGTCTGACCATCACTGGTATGGATTTACCCAGTGGCATCAGCTGCACACTCGACCCTGACAAGGTGAACCTCCGTGCTTACGACAACGTGAACTTCCAGCTGGCCTATTCAGCCTCTATGACAACTCCTGCCTCTGGCGATGCTGTTATCCACACCACTGGCGGCGATGTTAAGATTGCATATACAGCCAACAAGCAGTTGCTGCCCGACGGTTGCGAGTTTGAAGGTTTCAACAAGTATTTCCCACCTGCAGGCTGGAAGGCTAAGGGATGGGGTGCTTCTGCAGCTGCTATCGAAGGCGACCAGAGTGCTTACTGTGGCGGTGACTTCAGCATATCTACCCTCCGTTCACCCCGTTTGGACTTGAGCGAGGGTGGTCAGGTTACCTTCACCTATTATAATCAGTATGACGGAGAAGCTGTTCCCGAATACGACATTGAGCTTCAGGTATCTTACGACGGTGGCGAGACCTGGACAAAGAAATGGGCCAGCGACTACCAGAACGGTTTGAACCAACTGCTTACCGAAACCGTTGACCTCGGCACAGGTACCGACGACAGCTATATCCGCTGGTACTATCCTGCTATCGATAGCGATGACGAAGGCGCATTCGACCACTCTAGCTTCACACTCGACCGTGTACTGCTTCCCAAAGTATGGGGCGCTGACGGTGTTCCTGGAGTCTGCACTTATCTGACACCTGCAAACAATGCTCAGGAAGTATATCCAAAAGATATCGTTTTGTCATGGGGACCTGCCCAGTTTGCCAAGGGTTATAAAGTATATGTAGGCAGCAACACTGAGATGAACAACCTCGTTGACGGTGCCGATGTAATGAGCAATCTCTCACTGACCATTCCTCAGGCTGATTACGCTACCACTTATAAATGGAAAGTAGTAGCTTACAACGAGCAGGGCGATGCTACAGGTGTTAGCACCTGGAAGTTCACCACCCAGCCCGATGCTACCGTATTGGAGTTCCCCTATATTGAGAGCTTCGACGAATGCACAAATGATGTTCCCACCGGCTGGTTGGCTACTACAGATAACGAATATGAGAACCGCAAATGGGGTCCCAACTCCCTATTTGCATTCGAAGGCACCTGCCTCTACACCGGCTGGATGAACAGTGGAAAGATTGCAACCCTACTCTCTCCTGAGTATGCACTTCCTGCCGATGGTAAGGGCATGAGCATCTCGTTCGTATGGGGTGACGAGCATCCCCGCTCACTTAAGAAAGACGAGACTGGTCTGTTGAAGAAGCAGAACGTAAACGGCGGCAACGGCAAGAGTGAAGTCATCTTCGAGATTGGTTGCGATGGTGAATGGAAGCAGGCTTCTTACTTGTCAGAAAACTACAACTCTGATAATGAGACCAAATACTGGCGCGAGGAGCGTATCGACCTGATGGAATATGCTGGCAAGCGCGTACAGTTCCGCTGGATTAACCGTGCTCTGAGCAGTGGCCACAATGGTGCTTCTTTGGACAATATCAGAATCGATGGTAATGTAGATGACAATGCCGTATTCAACCTGGCTGGTTGGGATGCAGGTAAGGTGAACTACAACAAAGCCGCCAACAGCGGTGACCAGTTCACTATGCTGAACAAAGGTAAGAACAACCTGAAGATCAAGAGCGTGACCTTCGCCACCGAGAACTTCCAGAGCTCTCTGGCTGCAGGCACAGAGATTGCAGTTAACGAGGGTACCACCTTCAACCTGCAATTCAACGCTGGCGAGTCAACAAAGGTTGTTAAGGACACGATGACCATTGAGTTCGAGAGCGGCACCAAGGTAACCTTCCCTGTACAGGGTGAAGGACTCGCATACGACGTACTTTACTACGGCTTCGAGAAGAATCCTCTGGATTTCGAGTGGAAGACCGACTTCACCACTATCGACGTTGACAAGCAGGTGACTTACATGTCACACTATTACCTCACCGAAATTGAGGACGATGGTGGCCGTCACGCCTTCACACAGGCTTATCACAGCAATCCTAACCTGCTGGCCCACAGTGGCGTAGGCACTCTCGCTGCTGTTGCTCCTGATAACAACTCAGCCGCTAACGACTGGCTCATCAGCAAGCAGATCCGTCCGTTGGATGGTGCTACTCTGGACTTCTATGCCCGCAACCTCGCCACAACAGGTTCTGTGTTCAATGGCGACAACGACCTGCACACCGTTCAGGTATTGGTTAGCACGACCAGCAACGACAACACCAACGACTTCGCAACAGTGATGTTCCCCAAGGAGATGAGCTATCTGGGCGAGAACCAGTGGCACCACTTCACCGTTGACCTCTCAGCTTATGCAGGTCAGAACATTTACGTAGCTGTTCGTCACACCACAGAAAGTGCCAACTGGATTGCATTCTTCGACGATATGACCTTTACTCATGTTGGTGATCCCGACCTGACAGGTATTGAGTGCGTAAAAGCTAACATTGACGAGGACACTCAGGTTACTGTATTCACCCTCAATGGTGTACAGGTTGCCAGCGGTCGCAGCGCATCTGTACTGCAGAACCTCAAGAAGGGCATGTACGTTGTAAAGGCTAACGGCAAGACCGTGAAAGCTATCCGCAAGTAA
- a CDS encoding choice-of-anchor J domain-containing protein, translated as MKHFLPFTLLFLVLGLTAGAQSRNKQLTIQVTSVEGDNLQDQSITLTQTDFEVSYGSLKLNADGQCTLKVYEGNHLLELKRDGFNPVSYPFNVSESGQVVNIELTEKTRQPFALKAQTEHDIFSGKNTISLTWNTEEPVFFDDFESYDDFSISFGQWTGIDGDQEVAAALLGSYPNRSVMQYAQIINPMTVDPIWWYDYPILRPYDGKQYVGFTRTETGNANDDWLISPAINVGTDNVLSFMGKAADQFPERFMVYVTTKIDNPTQEDFVRIDKGNYETADYSEWKKYTYDLSAYAGQQIKFAIRYISHYNMYGSFMLMVDNVFVGRNTTTVANPNEQFNIFLDGQLVATTHDCSYVFKDVENGPHTISIQATYLKAKSDITTIEANIPTDSYSHVVFYFTAHSILTADGQHLILTNTETLTSYDLTVTDGKVELPSLPNGSYMMSVEEGAFQSYQETVDIQGDLNIGIILRDYLLKPYNITATLNEDATYTLRWNQELIFSDSFEDYDDFATGTFGDWKTVDRDGSPVYPIALGSQTNIVSFPGSGTATKPTAIAPMVFNPWKTSPAMLPNDRAIAAPTGDKSVIFFSSQQAKSDDWLISPLLDIHDNYKMSVKMKAYSSMYPESMEFCLSTGSDDPKDFVTMSVAEDIPSERWSLYQLDLAPYAGNAIRIALHYTSNDAFLTQIDDFTVGPEDGQGEVVDYGNVIRFEIIVDGTKIGESTTPSFILPVLSEGHHTIGIKAIYKSGESETAIYEVEGTASISLNTIDNTSATAVYSLSGIYQGKDMKSLPAGIYLVKRNGKTIKVRK; from the coding sequence ATGAAACATTTTCTACCCTTTACACTTTTATTTCTCGTACTAGGTCTCACTGCAGGTGCTCAAAGCCGCAACAAGCAACTTACCATTCAGGTAACCTCTGTTGAAGGTGACAATCTGCAAGACCAGAGTATTACCCTGACACAGACCGACTTCGAGGTAAGCTACGGTTCACTGAAGCTCAATGCCGATGGCCAATGCACGCTGAAGGTCTATGAAGGCAACCATCTGCTGGAACTCAAGCGCGACGGTTTTAATCCCGTATCATATCCATTTAACGTCAGCGAAAGCGGTCAGGTTGTCAATATCGAACTGACAGAAAAGACCCGCCAGCCTTTTGCGCTGAAGGCCCAAACCGAACACGACATTTTCTCTGGTAAGAACACCATTAGTCTTACGTGGAACACCGAAGAACCCGTATTCTTCGATGATTTCGAGAGTTACGATGATTTCTCTATCAGCTTTGGACAGTGGACGGGTATCGATGGCGATCAAGAGGTTGCCGCTGCATTGCTAGGCAGCTACCCCAACCGTAGCGTGATGCAGTATGCCCAGATTATCAACCCGATGACAGTAGATCCTATCTGGTGGTACGACTACCCCATCCTGCGCCCTTACGACGGTAAGCAATATGTAGGTTTCACCCGCACCGAAACAGGTAATGCCAATGACGACTGGCTCATCTCGCCCGCCATCAACGTAGGTACAGATAACGTACTGTCGTTTATGGGTAAGGCTGCCGACCAGTTCCCAGAGCGTTTCATGGTTTATGTCACCACAAAGATTGACAATCCTACACAGGAAGACTTCGTACGTATAGATAAAGGCAACTACGAGACTGCCGACTATAGCGAGTGGAAGAAATACACCTACGACCTCTCTGCTTATGCCGGTCAGCAAATCAAGTTTGCCATCCGTTATATCAGTCATTACAACATGTATGGTTCTTTCATGCTGATGGTTGACAACGTGTTTGTTGGTCGTAACACCACTACTGTCGCTAACCCCAACGAGCAGTTTAACATCTTCCTGGACGGCCAACTCGTTGCCACCACCCACGACTGCTCTTATGTGTTTAAGGATGTTGAGAACGGCCCCCACACTATTAGCATTCAAGCTACTTACCTGAAAGCCAAGAGCGACATCACAACGATTGAGGCCAACATCCCTACAGACAGCTACTCACATGTTGTATTCTACTTCACGGCCCACAGCATCCTGACAGCTGACGGTCAGCATCTGATACTCACGAATACAGAGACGCTGACATCCTACGACCTCACCGTAACCGACGGCAAGGTTGAGCTGCCCTCACTGCCAAACGGAAGCTATATGATGAGTGTTGAGGAAGGCGCCTTCCAAAGTTATCAGGAAACCGTTGACATTCAGGGCGATCTGAATATCGGCATCATCCTGAGAGACTATCTTCTGAAGCCTTATAACATCACGGCAACGCTTAACGAAGATGCCACCTACACCCTGCGCTGGAATCAGGAGTTGATTTTCAGCGACAGTTTTGAGGATTATGACGACTTCGCCACTGGCACCTTCGGAGACTGGAAGACTGTTGACCGTGACGGCAGCCCCGTTTACCCCATCGCGCTGGGTAGTCAGACTAATATAGTGTCATTCCCCGGCTCAGGCACTGCCACGAAGCCAACGGCTATCGCCCCCATGGTATTCAACCCCTGGAAGACGTCTCCCGCCATGCTACCCAACGACCGCGCTATTGCAGCCCCCACTGGCGACAAGAGCGTCATCTTCTTCTCGTCACAGCAGGCTAAGTCTGACGACTGGCTCATCTCACCGCTGCTCGACATTCACGACAACTACAAGATGAGTGTTAAGATGAAGGCCTACAGTTCTATGTATCCTGAGTCAATGGAGTTCTGCCTGTCAACAGGTAGCGATGATCCCAAAGACTTCGTGACGATGAGCGTTGCAGAGGACATCCCTTCTGAGCGTTGGAGCCTGTATCAATTAGACCTCGCTCCCTATGCAGGAAACGCTATCCGTATAGCCCTTCACTACACTTCCAACGACGCTTTCTTGACTCAGATTGACGATTTCACCGTTGGTCCTGAGGACGGTCAAGGCGAAGTTGTTGACTATGGCAATGTTATACGTTTTGAAATTATTGTTGACGGCACTAAGATTGGCGAGAGCACCACGCCCTCATTCATCTTACCCGTCCTGTCAGAAGGTCATCACACCATTGGCATAAAGGCCATCTATAAGTCAGGCGAGTCAGAGACTGCCATTTACGAGGTGGAAGGAACAGCTAGCATCAGCCTCAACACTATTGATAACACATCGGCAACTGCCGTTTATAGTCTGTCAGGTATCTACCAGGGTAAGGACATGAAGTCACTCCCCGCTGGTATCTACCTTGTAAAGCGTAACGGAAAAACCATTAAAGTACGTAAGTAA
- the rplD gene encoding 50S ribosomal protein L4, translating to MEVSVLNINGQETGRKVTLNEAIFGVEPNDHVIYLDVKQYMANQRQGNAKSKERSEISGSTRKLGRQKGGGGARHGDINSPLLRGGARVFGPTPRDYSFKLNKKVKQLARKSALTYKAQENAVLVLEDFNFEAPKTKEFVNIAKNLKVDGKKLLFVLPEANKNVYLSARNLQKAEVIEAANVNTYKVLNADVLVITEKSLETIDGILNK from the coding sequence ATGGAAGTTAGTGTATTGAATATCAACGGTCAGGAGACCGGAAGAAAGGTAACTCTGAATGAGGCTATCTTTGGTGTTGAGCCTAATGACCACGTCATCTATCTGGACGTTAAGCAGTATATGGCCAACCAGCGTCAGGGCAACGCTAAGTCTAAGGAGCGTAGCGAGATCTCTGGATCTACTCGCAAACTTGGTCGTCAGAAGGGCGGCGGCGGTGCTCGTCATGGTGATATCAACTCACCCCTGTTGCGTGGTGGTGCCCGTGTATTCGGTCCTACTCCTCGTGACTACAGCTTCAAGCTGAACAAGAAGGTGAAGCAGCTCGCTCGTAAGTCAGCTCTGACCTACAAGGCTCAGGAGAATGCAGTTCTCGTTCTTGAGGACTTTAACTTCGAGGCTCCGAAAACTAAAGAATTTGTAAATATTGCAAAAAATCTGAAAGTTGACGGTAAGAAGTTGCTCTTCGTTTTGCCAGAAGCAAATAAAAACGTATATTTGTCGGCTCGCAACCTGCAGAAGGCTGAGGTGATTGAGGCTGCCAACGTTAATACCTACAAGGTGCTGAACGCTGACGTGCTGGTTATCACTGAGAAGTCTCTGGAGACAATCGACGGAATCTTAAACAAGTAA